The following coding sequences lie in one Alloacidobacterium dinghuense genomic window:
- a CDS encoding phosphatase PAP2 family protein, with the protein MRTSEWIQAGFATILAVAAWIRPLPAGRRRIVTLLAVLALLAIAAARSSQRVFDPYSVSVLRDWLPVVLMLVPYWQTGQFFMGPNEKIQSWLIKTDRSLLNVVPHLGGAFDRLTRGSIEWAYMFCYPLVPLGLGVLYAAGLRQYTSTYWFLVLVPTYVCYGITPFVPALPPRSIHAEPKAAANKGRVLNLWLLKYGSIHAISFPSAHVASALAVSLVLLHFVPIAGVVFLVVAFAIAVAAVVGGYHYAIDVLLGAAMALIVAAAWFSHLIPSTLITAPAMALAAGF; encoded by the coding sequence ATGCGAACTTCCGAATGGATCCAGGCAGGTTTCGCTACCATTCTGGCTGTAGCTGCGTGGATTCGACCGCTGCCCGCAGGACGCCGGCGGATCGTAACACTGCTCGCAGTTCTTGCCCTCCTTGCGATTGCTGCGGCGCGCTCCTCTCAACGCGTATTCGATCCCTACAGTGTCTCGGTTCTTCGTGATTGGTTGCCGGTGGTTTTGATGCTCGTGCCCTATTGGCAGACAGGCCAGTTCTTCATGGGACCGAACGAAAAAATTCAGAGTTGGCTCATCAAGACTGATCGCTCGCTATTGAACGTTGTGCCCCACTTGGGCGGAGCGTTTGATCGTCTTACCCGCGGCTCCATCGAATGGGCCTACATGTTTTGCTATCCGCTGGTGCCGTTGGGACTCGGTGTGCTCTACGCTGCGGGTTTGCGTCAATATACGAGCACCTATTGGTTTCTTGTTCTCGTGCCAACCTATGTGTGCTATGGCATCACTCCATTCGTGCCCGCTCTGCCGCCGCGGAGTATCCATGCAGAACCAAAAGCTGCCGCGAACAAAGGCCGTGTGCTCAATCTCTGGCTTCTGAAATATGGAAGCATTCACGCGATCTCGTTTCCCAGCGCTCACGTTGCCTCTGCGTTGGCAGTATCGCTCGTCCTGCTGCATTTCGTGCCGATCGCAGGTGTGGTTTTTCTGGTTGTAGCATTCGCGATTGCAGTTGCTGCAGTGGTGGGTGGATATCACTATGCAATCGATGTGCTCCTGGGAGCGGCGATGGCATTGATCGTCGCTGCGGCCTGGTTCAGTCACTTGATACCAAGCACCCTCATCACAGCGCCCGCCATGGCTTTAGCGGCAGGGTTCTGA
- a CDS encoding amidohydrolase/deacetylase family metallohydrolase, with amino-acid sequence MQFGKYCSLAVVAIGTGLVSAGAASAQDYDMILQGGHVLDAKNHVDAVEDVAVKDGLVAEVAPHIDPKKAVKTIDVKGFYVTPGLVDIHVHVYAGTGEKESYAGDNSVYPDGFTFRVGVTTVVDAGGSGWRNFEDFKQRIIDRSKTRVLADLNIVGSGMRGPKYEDNLDDMDGEATGKMALKYPGVVVGIKSAHFTGPEWKPYEQAVIAGNIANIPVMIDYGSRRIERPLYDLLSQKLRPGDIYTHCYSGLRGEQDPETGKASKALLVGRQRGIYFDVGHGGGSFAWTVAIPVMQGGFQPDSISTDLHISSMNAGMKDMLNVADKFLAMGQTIPQVVTEMTWNPAHEVKQDQLGNLSVGAPADIAVLSVEHGKYGFVDMYNTKLMGTQKLICQLTVRGGKVVYDLNGISSDLWNSSPTSDVKLASRWTTFTERPFGGAAHKKFPESTPVK; translated from the coding sequence ATGCAGTTTGGCAAATATTGTTCATTAGCGGTTGTTGCGATTGGCACTGGGTTGGTGTCTGCCGGTGCGGCCAGTGCTCAGGATTACGACATGATTCTGCAGGGTGGCCACGTTCTTGACGCGAAGAATCATGTGGATGCGGTGGAAGATGTTGCCGTGAAAGACGGGTTGGTCGCCGAAGTTGCGCCGCATATCGACCCGAAAAAGGCTGTAAAGACAATCGACGTAAAAGGGTTCTACGTTACGCCCGGTCTCGTCGATATCCACGTGCATGTTTATGCGGGAACAGGTGAGAAAGAGTCATACGCGGGCGACAACAGCGTCTATCCGGACGGCTTCACGTTTCGCGTCGGTGTCACAACGGTCGTAGACGCCGGCGGTTCGGGATGGCGCAACTTCGAGGACTTCAAGCAGCGCATCATTGACCGCTCGAAGACGCGCGTCCTGGCGGATTTGAATATCGTAGGTTCCGGCATGCGCGGACCGAAATATGAAGACAATCTTGATGACATGGATGGCGAAGCCACCGGCAAGATGGCGCTGAAATACCCCGGAGTCGTCGTCGGCATCAAGAGCGCGCATTTCACCGGGCCGGAATGGAAGCCCTATGAGCAGGCGGTCATTGCCGGCAACATCGCGAACATTCCCGTGATGATCGACTATGGCTCCCGTCGTATTGAAAGGCCACTCTACGATCTGCTGTCTCAGAAGCTGCGTCCCGGAGATATTTATACGCATTGCTATTCGGGTCTGCGCGGAGAACAAGACCCCGAAACGGGCAAGGCCAGCAAGGCCCTACTTGTCGGACGCCAGCGCGGAATCTATTTCGATGTAGGGCACGGTGGAGGATCATTCGCATGGACCGTTGCGATTCCCGTGATGCAGGGTGGCTTTCAACCTGATTCGATTTCTACGGATCTGCACATCAGCAGTATGAATGCCGGCATGAAAGACATGCTCAACGTGGCCGACAAATTTCTGGCGATGGGGCAAACCATTCCGCAGGTCGTAACCGAGATGACATGGAATCCAGCGCACGAGGTCAAGCAGGATCAGCTCGGCAATCTTTCCGTCGGGGCTCCGGCAGACATCGCAGTTCTCAGCGTCGAGCACGGCAAGTACGGTTTCGTCGACATGTACAACACGAAGTTGATGGGAACGCAGAAGCTCATCTGTCAATTGACGGTGCGTGGCGGAAAGGTAGTCTACGATCTGAACGGCATTTCATCCGATCTTTGGAACTCGTCTCCCACCAGCGACGTCAAACTGGCAAGTCGCTGGACGACTTTCACCGAGCGACCCTTCGGCGGCGCAGCGCATAAGAAGTTTCCGGAGTCTACACCGGTGAAGTAA
- a CDS encoding radical SAM protein gives MTLARSVRNLRSLDRRFRQARMLGRAIKSSHHPILAHIIPIRRCNLSCAYCNEYDKVSSPVPIAEMLRRVDLLAALGTGIITFSGGEPLLHPELDEIIRRIRSHGIIATLITNGYLLTPERIQQLNRAGLEHLQISIDNVQPDDVSKKSLKVLDKKLQWLAEHAWFDVNINSVLGAGVRNPADALTITRRALELGFDTTVGIIHDHSGQLRPLEGEERSVYQQIQSERKPAFWAFAYDNLFHKNLALGQSNEWQCRAGSRYLYICEDGLVHYCSQQRGYPAIPLEKYTSEDLEREYWTRKPCAPYCTISCVHRVAMIDLVREKPRQALARFFPPGQAGTPAKLPLGIRFLSSIFLTPENGRPQNPAAKAMAGAVMRVLGIK, from the coding sequence ATGACGCTTGCCCGATCGGTTAGGAACCTGCGATCCCTCGATCGCCGCTTTCGTCAGGCGCGCATGCTGGGCCGTGCCATCAAGTCAAGCCATCATCCAATCCTCGCTCATATTATTCCAATCCGGCGCTGCAATCTTTCCTGCGCGTACTGCAATGAATATGACAAGGTATCCTCTCCCGTGCCGATCGCGGAGATGCTTCGTCGTGTGGATCTTCTTGCAGCTCTCGGTACAGGCATTATTACGTTCAGTGGCGGCGAACCGCTGCTGCATCCCGAACTCGATGAAATCATTCGCAGAATTCGCAGCCACGGCATTATCGCTACGCTGATCACCAACGGATACTTGCTGACTCCGGAACGCATTCAGCAACTCAATCGCGCTGGTCTTGAACATCTGCAGATCAGCATCGATAACGTACAACCGGACGATGTGTCGAAAAAGAGCCTGAAAGTCCTCGACAAAAAGCTTCAGTGGCTGGCCGAGCATGCCTGGTTCGACGTGAATATCAACTCTGTTTTGGGAGCGGGGGTTCGAAATCCGGCAGATGCGTTAACGATTACGCGCCGCGCGCTTGAGCTGGGGTTTGATACTACGGTTGGCATTATCCATGATCACAGCGGACAACTTCGCCCTTTAGAGGGCGAGGAGAGATCTGTATACCAGCAGATACAAAGTGAGAGGAAGCCGGCTTTCTGGGCCTTCGCGTACGACAATCTCTTTCACAAGAATCTCGCGCTAGGTCAGTCAAACGAGTGGCAGTGCCGGGCGGGGAGCCGTTATCTCTACATTTGCGAAGATGGGCTCGTTCACTACTGTTCGCAGCAGCGAGGATACCCTGCGATCCCGTTGGAGAAGTACACGTCTGAGGACCTTGAGCGAGAGTACTGGACGCGGAAGCCCTGCGCTCCTTATTGCACTATTTCATGCGTGCATCGAGTGGCAATGATTGATCTTGTTCGCGAAAAACCACGACAGGCATTAGCCAGATTCTTTCCGCCGGGACAAGCGGGCACGCCAGCCAAACTTCCTTTGGGAATAAGATTTCTATCCTCGATCTTTCTTACTCCGGAGAATGGCAGGCCTCAGAACCCTGCCGCTAAAGCCATGGCGGGCGCTGTGATGAGGGTGCTTGGTATCAAGTGA
- a CDS encoding ABC transporter permease: MTTSLTVFSIALSVLLLVSVDRIRQGAQEGFSGTLSQTDLVVGARGGALPLLLYSVFHIGTPSNEISYTSYEHFRDHPAVQWTIPLSMGDSHHGYRVIATDENFYEHYRFHRDHSLQFTDGTAPDGIFDAVIGKEVAERLGYHVGSKIVLSHGLEDVSLLKHGDKPFTVVGILARTATPVDRGIYITLYGEEAIHLDWAGGTPPALGEEVPAAKIRKEDLHIQNISAFLVRTRSRVDTLLLQREINNYRDEPLTAIIPALTLQELWSMLSYADVALSLVSGAVLVVGLVAMLIALYTALNERRREVAVLRAIGFHARQIFILFVLESTLISAAGMAFGLIAAYGLLWLARAPMEAHFGIPLAMVGVSSRVSLYACVVVLAGALLGCVPAIRAYRNGLIDGLNAH; this comes from the coding sequence GTGACCACAAGCCTTACTGTTTTTTCCATTGCGCTGAGTGTTTTGTTGCTCGTAAGTGTGGATCGTATCCGGCAGGGCGCACAGGAAGGTTTCTCCGGCACCTTGAGCCAGACCGATCTGGTCGTTGGAGCGCGCGGAGGGGCGCTGCCGCTCCTGCTGTATTCGGTATTTCATATAGGCACGCCCTCAAATGAAATCTCCTACACATCGTATGAACATTTCCGTGATCATCCAGCAGTGCAATGGACGATTCCTTTGTCGATGGGCGATAGCCATCATGGCTATCGCGTAATTGCGACTGACGAAAATTTTTACGAGCACTATCGCTTTCATCGCGACCACTCGCTTCAGTTCACAGATGGAACAGCACCGGACGGCATCTTCGACGCCGTCATCGGGAAGGAGGTAGCGGAGCGCCTCGGTTATCACGTCGGCTCAAAGATTGTCTTGAGCCATGGGCTTGAAGACGTCAGCCTGCTGAAGCATGGCGATAAGCCTTTCACCGTGGTCGGCATTTTGGCGCGCACGGCAACTCCTGTAGACCGCGGCATCTATATCACGCTGTATGGTGAGGAGGCGATCCATCTGGACTGGGCTGGAGGTACGCCGCCCGCTCTCGGAGAAGAAGTTCCCGCCGCGAAAATTCGTAAGGAAGACCTGCACATCCAGAACATCAGTGCATTTCTTGTTCGCACGCGGTCGCGTGTTGATACCTTGCTCCTTCAGCGTGAAATTAACAATTATCGGGACGAGCCGTTAACCGCGATCATTCCGGCTCTCACGCTGCAGGAACTCTGGAGCATGCTCAGCTACGCGGACGTCGCGCTCTCACTTGTCAGTGGCGCCGTACTCGTCGTGGGCCTCGTGGCCATGCTCATTGCCCTCTACACCGCATTGAATGAGCGGAGAAGGGAAGTTGCCGTCCTCCGGGCAATTGGATTTCATGCGCGCCAGATTTTTATTCTCTTCGTGCTTGAGTCAACGCTCATCAGCGCAGCCGGAATGGCCTTTGGTCTTATTGCAGCTTATGGGTTGCTATGGCTTGCTCGTGCTCCTATGGAGGCGCACTTCGGCATACCTTTGGCGATGGTCGGTGTCTCGTCGCGAGTCTCCCTATATGCTTGTGTAGTCGTACTGGCGGGCGCGCTGCTCGGTTGTGTGCCTGCCATTCGCGCATATCGGAACGGATTGATCGACGGACTCAATGCGCACTGA
- a CDS encoding diacylglycerol/lipid kinase family protein, with protein sequence MRRILLLANPLFESLNGSVLPRILRVFEQAGGKVEVLETGAERAAGGKAKRAVEQGVDAIIVAGGDGTVFDVLQGVAGSDIPLGILPFGTGNVLAQNLKIPKNPAEAARWLLAAKPRLVPLGRITCCTSEGKRSWFFAMAAGMGVHAAMMEVARRNQKDRTGRLAYFSAGARVLFSHPVQPFKLKITTVEGEVLERSASEMIAVRVAELNLWRPGASLDFPFLRLASVEGASRRRLAQASFQALFLGAGQRERRQTDRAAARYEDVLRVECAPIPGITYDVPIAVEADGEILGASCATIEMANVSVRLLSHPVPAA encoded by the coding sequence ATGCGCCGGATCCTTCTTTTGGCTAACCCGCTCTTCGAGTCACTGAATGGGTCGGTTCTTCCGCGCATTCTGCGTGTCTTTGAGCAGGCCGGAGGCAAGGTCGAAGTTCTGGAGACGGGCGCGGAACGGGCGGCGGGGGGCAAGGCGAAGCGAGCGGTAGAACAAGGTGTGGATGCCATTATCGTCGCTGGCGGCGATGGTACGGTCTTCGATGTCTTGCAGGGAGTTGCCGGTTCGGATATTCCCCTCGGCATTCTTCCCTTTGGAACGGGGAATGTGCTGGCACAGAATCTGAAAATTCCTAAGAATCCCGCCGAAGCGGCCCGTTGGCTGCTGGCGGCAAAGCCTCGCCTCGTACCTCTAGGAAGAATCACTTGTTGCACTTCTGAAGGCAAGCGATCCTGGTTCTTTGCCATGGCTGCCGGCATGGGAGTGCATGCCGCCATGATGGAGGTTGCGCGGCGCAACCAGAAGGACAGAACGGGACGTCTTGCTTACTTCTCAGCCGGAGCCAGAGTGCTCTTTTCGCATCCTGTGCAGCCCTTCAAATTGAAGATCACAACTGTCGAGGGCGAAGTGCTCGAAAGGAGCGCCTCAGAAATGATTGCCGTGCGCGTGGCGGAACTGAATCTCTGGCGCCCGGGAGCCAGTTTGGATTTCCCCTTTCTGCGGCTTGCGAGCGTTGAGGGTGCATCGCGTCGACGTCTTGCGCAAGCCTCCTTCCAGGCGCTGTTTCTCGGTGCAGGCCAGCGCGAACGTCGACAAACCGACCGAGCGGCAGCTCGCTACGAGGACGTGTTGCGCGTGGAATGCGCGCCAATCCCAGGCATAACCTATGACGTGCCGATTGCAGTCGAAGCAGACGGTGAAATCCTTGGAGCTTCCTGCGCCACGATCGAAATGGCCAATGTGAGTGTCAGGTTGCTGTCTCATCCTGTCCCCGCTGCATGA
- a CDS encoding LuxR C-terminal-related transcriptional regulator, whose translation MIRCVIADDHSLVRQALLEVLARDGGIHFVGAFEDAGQAAACAVRERADILILDVAMPGYSPFDASRLAKKSVPSLKVVFLSGYSDDIYIRRAIEAGAHAYVLKSSERQELRIAIEKAHRGEKHIPMADRFFNRPIEESGADYHLTVREREVLKLLAQGKTVKDVAIILGLSGKTVESHKTNLMRKLDLHNKAELVQYAVAHKIIFVNVP comes from the coding sequence TTGATTCGTTGTGTAATTGCTGACGACCACAGTCTGGTACGGCAAGCTTTGCTTGAAGTGCTTGCGCGGGATGGTGGCATCCATTTTGTCGGCGCCTTCGAGGATGCCGGACAAGCAGCGGCTTGCGCCGTACGTGAGCGGGCCGACATTCTTATTCTGGATGTGGCCATGCCAGGCTATTCACCATTCGACGCATCTCGGCTTGCCAAAAAGTCCGTTCCCAGTCTCAAAGTTGTTTTTCTTAGCGGCTACAGCGACGACATATATATCCGGCGAGCGATCGAGGCAGGAGCGCACGCCTACGTCCTTAAGTCCAGCGAGAGGCAGGAGCTGAGGATCGCAATTGAGAAAGCACATCGGGGAGAAAAGCACATTCCGATGGCGGATCGCTTCTTCAACCGGCCAATTGAAGAGTCCGGTGCTGATTACCACCTGACTGTGAGAGAACGCGAGGTTCTCAAGTTGCTGGCACAAGGCAAGACAGTCAAAGACGTCGCCATCATATTGGGTTTAAGCGGAAAGACTGTGGAATCCCACAAGACCAATCTGATGCGCAAGCTGGATCTGCACAACAAAGCGGAATTGGTTCAGTACGCGGTTGCACACAAGATCATTTTCGTGAATGTGCCCTAG
- a CDS encoding TonB-dependent receptor: MKRLFLLCIRPVAVVGIFLIGGMLRAQVANNTALVGTVVDPTGAPISGANVTAVNEETKVVYPGATNAEGYYSITFIVPGTYDIAVEQSGFNKLTKTGLVLTINQALRTDFNLTVGSTTASVTVSATMPAIATDDATLGETFDTKAVEDLPLIGHNALEVAATASNVMIGPTSNYSGVPPGEDFIGAGQREIQNSLNLDGVSIMNNLISLAPARPSTDMISEVQMQSGNYTAQYGSYLGLHINLISKSGTNSLHGAVYDYIQNTALNAAPFFNPQGAPTPIQHYNQYGFDLGGPVYIPKIYNGRNKTFFFASYEKINQVQQSNQGPVSTLTSAMEAGDFSFLNGSQQLYDPYTGQPYPSNQIPASELNTPAGQIAKNIEQYIAPPNLPGSTNNLNVNYPANLFIKQSLDRIDENIGEHVRLFVRYHWQNLSIVGGDPFPTDASYGPTDTRNIAIGYTHIITPNLVNDFRVGLNTVTSNNLNYFAENGLTDAGTKLGIPGFDSDSVYNNPGIPSINFDTYHEAGNDASNWYQDDRTIDGYDQVSWTHGKHNIMAGAELRKLTIGRQATNEPRGAFSFTGTAPTDAGYTSTGYGAADFVIGLAQSAMTPVLPVKGSIGEWRDGFFVLDNWQPFRKLTLNYGLRYELPTVPYSLNGYARILNPDQTALIPASNASVAADFTPTPGFKFNAPNHNNWAPRIGFAYRATENTTLRGGFGIYYNANQLNTYTLTTQNYPLSASVNYFSTASALLSLSSPTPGAGSGSPVAGTCTPKCTYVSAVTMGPYLPTQTLYQWNLSWGQDLWKGAGAELQYLGSHAIHLDRDFYDNAPQPSTNRNINIRRPNQLFGSIRRIQNDEYSHYNGFTAILRQRASHGLSGMLSYTWSHDLDITDNSNGATTTMDQYNIGLDYGDSNWDIRNRFVGTVTYDLPNIPHANALVREVLGGWQTNAIVTLQTGEPFNVNLGFDNANVGLPRGNVQRPNVLHPAMAHCSLHDYIRNGGYNNGGTSCIDASAFVIPAVGTYGDSRRNSIHGPGYSNVNFSIFKNFNIWENLKFQFRAEAGNLFNHPSAGNPNSEIEQGFDPTNPVATSNFGTVTTTSTFYAPRTIQLAGKLVF, from the coding sequence ATGAAACGCTTGTTTTTGCTGTGTATTAGGCCAGTAGCAGTGGTTGGAATCTTCCTGATCGGTGGAATGCTGCGAGCCCAGGTTGCGAATAACACTGCGCTTGTAGGAACGGTGGTAGATCCGACCGGCGCCCCGATTTCCGGGGCGAACGTAACCGCCGTAAACGAAGAGACGAAGGTTGTCTATCCCGGTGCGACGAATGCGGAAGGCTACTACTCCATCACCTTTATCGTTCCCGGAACGTATGACATCGCCGTTGAGCAATCAGGGTTCAACAAGCTGACGAAGACCGGGCTTGTTCTAACCATCAACCAGGCATTGCGAACCGATTTCAATCTCACAGTTGGCTCAACGACTGCATCGGTGACTGTGTCCGCAACCATGCCTGCGATTGCGACCGACGATGCAACGCTCGGGGAGACATTCGATACAAAGGCAGTGGAAGACTTGCCCTTGATTGGCCATAATGCCCTTGAAGTAGCGGCCACAGCGTCGAATGTGATGATTGGCCCGACGAGCAACTATTCGGGCGTTCCTCCGGGCGAGGATTTTATTGGCGCCGGGCAGCGCGAGATTCAGAACAGTCTCAATCTCGACGGCGTCTCGATCATGAATAACCTCATCAGTCTTGCACCTGCGCGCCCCAGCACGGACATGATTTCCGAAGTGCAGATGCAGAGCGGCAACTACACCGCGCAGTATGGATCGTATCTTGGGCTGCACATTAATCTGATCAGCAAATCAGGCACCAACAGCTTGCACGGTGCTGTTTACGACTACATTCAGAACACTGCGCTCAATGCGGCTCCGTTCTTCAATCCTCAAGGTGCGCCGACGCCGATTCAGCACTACAACCAATACGGTTTTGATCTCGGCGGTCCGGTCTACATTCCAAAGATTTATAACGGGCGCAATAAGACCTTCTTCTTCGCTTCATACGAAAAAATCAATCAGGTACAGCAGTCGAATCAGGGACCTGTCTCCACGTTGACATCAGCCATGGAAGCTGGCGATTTCTCGTTCCTGAATGGAAGCCAGCAACTATACGATCCATATACAGGCCAGCCTTATCCCAGCAATCAGATTCCAGCTTCTGAGCTGAACACCCCGGCGGGGCAAATCGCCAAGAACATTGAACAATACATCGCGCCGCCGAACCTTCCGGGCAGCACGAATAACCTGAACGTGAACTATCCGGCGAATCTCTTCATTAAGCAGAGCCTGGACCGTATTGATGAGAATATTGGCGAACACGTTCGTCTCTTCGTTCGCTATCACTGGCAAAACCTGAGCATAGTGGGTGGCGATCCATTTCCGACCGACGCGTCGTACGGGCCCACGGATACCAGAAACATCGCGATCGGCTACACGCACATCATCACGCCAAACCTGGTCAACGATTTCCGTGTCGGCCTCAATACCGTCACTTCAAATAACCTCAACTATTTTGCTGAAAATGGTCTGACGGATGCGGGAACGAAGCTCGGCATTCCTGGCTTTGACTCTGATTCGGTCTACAACAACCCCGGAATCCCATCCATCAATTTTGATACTTACCATGAAGCTGGAAACGACGCGTCGAACTGGTACCAGGACGACCGCACCATTGACGGCTATGACCAGGTGAGCTGGACCCACGGCAAACATAACATCATGGCTGGCGCAGAACTGCGGAAGCTCACGATTGGACGTCAGGCAACGAACGAGCCTCGTGGCGCGTTCAGCTTCACTGGCACTGCACCCACCGATGCAGGCTACACGAGCACAGGCTATGGCGCTGCGGACTTTGTCATTGGTCTGGCTCAAAGCGCAATGACTCCGGTTCTTCCCGTCAAGGGATCGATCGGCGAATGGCGCGACGGCTTCTTTGTTCTCGACAACTGGCAGCCGTTTCGGAAGCTCACTTTGAATTATGGTTTGCGCTACGAACTCCCAACCGTGCCGTACAGCTTGAACGGTTATGCACGCATTCTGAATCCGGACCAGACGGCGCTCATTCCTGCTTCGAATGCTTCGGTTGCCGCAGACTTTACGCCAACTCCGGGATTCAAATTCAACGCTCCCAACCACAACAATTGGGCTCCGCGAATCGGCTTCGCTTACCGGGCCACGGAAAACACGACGCTGCGCGGTGGATTCGGCATTTACTACAACGCGAACCAGCTCAACACATACACGCTGACGACGCAGAACTATCCGCTGTCAGCCTCGGTTAATTACTTTTCAACGGCGTCGGCCTTGCTCTCGCTGTCGAGCCCCACTCCGGGTGCTGGATCAGGATCGCCAGTGGCCGGCACTTGTACTCCGAAGTGCACGTATGTGAGTGCGGTCACGATGGGGCCGTATCTGCCGACGCAGACTTTGTATCAGTGGAATCTCTCATGGGGGCAGGATCTGTGGAAGGGTGCCGGCGCTGAGCTGCAGTACCTGGGCTCGCATGCGATTCACCTGGATCGCGATTTCTACGACAATGCGCCGCAGCCCTCAACGAATAGAAACATCAACATCCGCAGGCCGAATCAGCTCTTTGGCTCGATCCGACGGATCCAGAACGATGAGTATTCGCACTACAACGGCTTCACGGCGATTTTGCGGCAGCGCGCAAGCCATGGTCTGTCGGGCATGCTGAGCTACACGTGGAGCCATGACCTGGACATCACGGATAACTCGAATGGCGCGACTACGACGATGGATCAGTACAACATCGGGCTCGATTATGGTGATTCGAACTGGGATATCCGCAACCGCTTCGTAGGCACAGTAACGTACGACCTGCCTAACATTCCCCATGCCAACGCTTTAGTGCGCGAAGTCTTGGGAGGATGGCAGACGAACGCGATTGTGACGCTCCAGACGGGCGAGCCGTTTAACGTCAACCTGGGCTTCGACAACGCAAACGTCGGTTTGCCCAGAGGCAACGTCCAGCGCCCCAACGTTCTTCATCCGGCGATGGCGCATTGCAGCCTGCACGACTACATCCGGAATGGCGGTTATAACAACGGCGGAACATCGTGTATCGATGCATCGGCGTTTGTTATTCCCGCGGTGGGCACCTATGGAGACTCAAGACGCAATTCCATCCATGGTCCGGGATACAGCAATGTGAACTTCTCCATCTTCAAGAACTTTAATATCTGGGAGAACCTGAAGTTCCAGTTCCGCGCGGAAGCGGGAAATCTCTTCAACCATCCCAGCGCCGGCAACCCGAACTCGGAGATCGAGCAGGGGTTTGATCCAACGAATCCGGTGGCCACGAGCAACTTTGGCACTGTCACGACTACCAGTACTTTCTACGCGCCGCGTACGATCCAACTCGCTGGAAAGCTGGTTTTCTGA
- a CDS encoding DUF3299 domain-containing protein, giving the protein MMRILWRSSIYLLALVGVFLAASTRAAEPVPQQVGWSTLKMLTSSSAESSPVRQLNGKRVSIPGFMVPLEDDAQEVTEFLLVPYAGACIHVPPPPPNQMVYVQLTHGGKAKMSFTEPIVVTGVLKITNVKSPYGDVSYNLDGDAVKPYVEQ; this is encoded by the coding sequence ATGATGCGAATTCTGTGGCGAAGCTCGATCTATTTGCTTGCGTTGGTTGGCGTGTTTCTTGCAGCGAGCACCCGCGCAGCCGAGCCGGTTCCGCAGCAGGTGGGCTGGAGCACGCTCAAGATGCTCACTTCTTCCAGTGCTGAAAGTTCTCCTGTGCGGCAATTGAATGGCAAGCGCGTTTCTATCCCAGGTTTTATGGTGCCGCTGGAAGACGATGCGCAGGAGGTCACGGAGTTCCTTCTTGTTCCATATGCTGGCGCATGTATTCACGTTCCGCCACCGCCGCCGAATCAGATGGTCTATGTGCAGCTCACGCATGGGGGAAAAGCGAAGATGTCCTTTACTGAGCCCATCGTTGTGACCGGAGTATTGAAAATAACGAATGTCAAGAGTCCGTATGGAGATGTTTCCTACAACCTCGACGGAGATGCCGTCAAACCTTACGTGGAGCAATAA
- a CDS encoding ABC transporter ATP-binding protein — translation MSAVHLQDVTFSYEQNAPLLQIDELLIDEGERVFLYGPSGSGKTTLLGIVAGVLRANTGEVQVLGKDLRRMSPSARDRHRGAEMGYIFQSFNLIPYLSVRENIALPCYVHARRMKRIMASTLDGEIARIAGRLDLGDILHKRVTKLSTGQQQRVAIARAVIGAPRLVIADEPTSSLDRDRQESFLRLLIEVCDEARSTLIFVSHDSSLMSRFERHISVPEINQVVLC, via the coding sequence TTGTCAGCGGTCCATCTGCAGGACGTCACATTTTCTTACGAGCAAAACGCTCCACTACTTCAGATCGATGAATTGCTGATCGATGAGGGAGAACGTGTTTTCCTTTACGGCCCCAGCGGCAGCGGTAAGACAACGCTGCTTGGTATCGTCGCCGGCGTGTTGCGAGCCAATACCGGAGAAGTGCAGGTGCTGGGAAAGGACTTGCGTCGCATGTCGCCTTCTGCGAGAGATCGCCATCGTGGCGCAGAGATGGGCTATATCTTTCAGAGCTTCAATTTGATTCCGTATCTTTCTGTTCGTGAAAATATTGCCTTGCCTTGCTACGTGCATGCCAGAAGGATGAAGCGGATTATGGCTTCCACGCTTGACGGCGAGATTGCGCGCATAGCCGGGCGGCTTGACCTCGGCGATATCCTGCACAAACGGGTTACCAAGCTGAGTACAGGGCAGCAGCAGCGTGTGGCCATCGCCCGCGCTGTTATCGGAGCGCCGCGTCTGGTAATCGCTGATGAGCCCACTTCCTCGCTCGACCGCGATCGTCAGGAGAGCTTTCTTCGACTCTTGATTGAAGTCTGCGATGAGGCCCGTTCGACGCTGATCTTTGTCAGTCACGACAGCTCCTTGATGTCACGATTTGAGCGCCATATATCGGTGCCGGAAATCAATCAGGTGGTCTTATGCTAG